One stretch of Flavobacterium sp. 9 DNA includes these proteins:
- the nusG gene encoding transcription termination/antitermination protein NusG, whose protein sequence is MADNNVKKWYVVRAVSGQENKVKAYIETEIARLGMGDYVSQVLVPTEKVVTVKEGKKMSKDKVYFPGYVMIEANLVGEIPHIIKSITSVIGFLGEIKGGEPVPLRLSEVNRMLGKVDELAVNTDTRSIPFNLGETVKVIDGPFNGFNGTVEKINEEKRKLEVMVKIFGRKTPLELSFMQVEKV, encoded by the coding sequence ATGGCAGATAATAATGTGAAAAAATGGTACGTGGTTAGAGCTGTAAGCGGACAAGAAAATAAAGTCAAAGCTTACATCGAAACCGAGATTGCCAGATTAGGTATGGGTGATTATGTTTCCCAAGTTTTAGTACCTACAGAAAAAGTAGTTACTGTAAAAGAAGGAAAGAAAATGTCTAAGGATAAAGTTTATTTTCCTGGATATGTTATGATCGAAGCCAATTTAGTTGGTGAGATACCTCATATTATTAAGTCTATTACTAGTGTAATTGGATTTTTAGGGGAGATTAAAGGTGGAGAACCTGTTCCTTTGAGACTTTCTGAAGTAAATAGAATGTTAGGTAAAGTAGATGAGCTTGCTGTTAATACAGATACTCGTTCTATTCCTTTCAACTTAGGAGAAACTGTTAAAGTGATCGATGGTCCTTTCAATGGCTTTAACGGAACGGTTGAAAAAATCAATGAAGAAAAGCGTAAACTTGAAGTAATGGTTAAGATTTTCGGAAGAAAAACTCCATTAGAATTAAGTTTTATGCAAGTTGAAAAAGTATAA
- the hpf gene encoding ribosome hibernation-promoting factor, HPF/YfiA family: MKVDVHAVNFTVDRKLVDFIQERMDKLEKYYDRVVSADVFLKVERTSDKENKAVEIKINVPGDDFLVKKQCKTFEEAVELSAESLERLLVKRKEKIRAHI, encoded by the coding sequence ATGAAGGTAGATGTTCATGCAGTTAACTTTACTGTTGACAGAAAATTGGTGGATTTTATTCAAGAGAGAATGGATAAATTAGAAAAATATTACGATCGAGTGGTTTCGGCCGATGTTTTTTTGAAAGTTGAAAGAACAAGTGATAAGGAGAATAAGGCAGTAGAGATTAAGATTAATGTCCCGGGAGATGATTTTTTGGTTAAAAAGCAATGCAAGACATTTGAAGAAGCAGTCGAACTTTCGGCAGAATCTTTAGAACGTTTACTAGTAAAAAGGAAAGAAAAAATAAGAGCACACATATAA
- a CDS encoding acyl-CoA dehydrogenase family protein, translated as MNFDYNETQSMIAQSIKEFADKNIKPYIMEWDEAQIFPIPLFKKLGEMGFMGVLVPEEYGGSGLGYHEYITVVEEISKVDPSIGLSVAAHNSLCTNHILTFGNEEQKKKWLPKLATAEYIGAWGLTEHNTGSDAGGMNTTAVRDGDHWIVNGAKNFITHAISGDVAVVIVRTGEKGDSKGMTAFVFEKGMKGFSSGKKENKLGMRASETAELVFDSCRVPDANRLGEVGQGFIQAMKILDGGRISIGALSLGISKGAYEAALKYSKERHQFGQPISSFQGISFKLADMATEIEASELLLHKAAFLKQQHKPVTTLGAMAKMYASEACVKIANDAVQIHGGYGYTKDFPVEKFYRDSKLCTIGEGTTEIQKVVIARNLLKE; from the coding sequence TAAACCTTATATAATGGAATGGGACGAGGCTCAGATTTTTCCAATTCCTTTATTCAAAAAATTAGGTGAAATGGGATTTATGGGTGTTTTGGTTCCTGAAGAATATGGAGGTTCAGGTTTAGGATATCACGAATATATTACAGTTGTCGAAGAGATTTCAAAAGTAGATCCGTCAATTGGTTTGTCAGTTGCGGCGCATAATTCATTATGTACAAATCATATTTTGACTTTTGGAAATGAAGAACAAAAGAAAAAATGGTTGCCAAAACTAGCAACAGCTGAGTATATTGGAGCTTGGGGATTAACCGAGCACAATACAGGTTCTGATGCTGGTGGAATGAATACAACCGCAGTTAGAGATGGTGATCACTGGATTGTAAACGGAGCTAAAAACTTTATTACACATGCTATTTCTGGAGATGTTGCAGTAGTAATTGTTCGTACAGGCGAAAAAGGAGATTCAAAAGGAATGACAGCTTTTGTTTTCGAAAAAGGAATGAAAGGATTTAGTTCAGGAAAAAAAGAAAATAAATTAGGAATGCGTGCCAGTGAAACTGCCGAATTGGTTTTTGACAGCTGTCGCGTTCCCGATGCAAATAGATTAGGAGAAGTTGGTCAGGGTTTTATTCAGGCCATGAAAATATTAGATGGAGGCAGAATTTCGATTGGAGCCTTATCATTAGGAATCTCAAAAGGAGCTTATGAAGCTGCATTAAAGTATTCTAAAGAAAGACATCAGTTTGGTCAGCCAATTAGCAGCTTTCAGGGAATCTCCTTTAAGTTGGCGGATATGGCAACTGAGATCGAGGCTTCGGAATTGTTATTGCATAAAGCTGCTTTCTTAAAGCAACAACATAAACCCGTTACGACACTTGGCGCGATGGCAAAAATGTATGCTTCAGAGGCTTGTGTGAAAATTGCCAACGATGCTGTCCAGATTCATGGTGGATATGGTTATACAAAAGATTTTCCGGTAGAGAAGTTTTATAGAGACTCTAAGTTATGTACAATTGGAGAAGGAACTACAGAAATTCAAAAAGTAGTTATTGCAAGAAATCTTCTAAAAGAGTAA
- the rpoB gene encoding DNA-directed RNA polymerase subunit beta: MITNQTERLNFASTKNIPDYPDFLDVQVKSFKDFFQLETKSDERGNEGLYNTFMENFPITDTRNNFVLEFLDYFVDPPRYTIQECIERGLTYSVPLKARLKLYCTDPEHEDFETIVQDVYLGTIPYMTPSGTFVINGAERVVVSQLHRSPGVFFGQSFHANGTKLYSARVIPFKGSWIEFSTDINSVMYAYIDRKKKLPVTTLFRAIGFERDKDILEIFDLAEEIKVSKTGIKKYIGRRLAARVLNTWHEDFVDEDTGEVVSIERNEIILDRDTIIDKDNVEEIIDSNVKSILLHKEDNNQADYAIIHNTLQKDPTNSEKEAVEHIYRQLRNAEPPDEETARGIIDKLFFSDQRYNLGEVGRYRMNKKLGLDIPMEKQVLTKEDIITIVKYLIELINSKAEIDDIDHLSNRRVRTVGEQLSQQFGVGLARMARTIRERMNVRDNEVFTPIDLINAKTLSSVINSFFGTNQLSQFMDQTNPLAEITHKRRLSALGPGGLSRERAGFEVRDVHYTHYGRLCPIETPEGPNIGLISSLGVYAKVNGMGFIETPYRKVTDGVVDLESTPIYLSAEEEEGKMIAQANIEMDASGKITASNVIAREEGDFPVVEPSAVHYTDVAPNQIASISASLIPFLEHDDANRALMGSNMMRQAVPLIRPEAPIVGTGLERQVASDSRVLINAEGDGTVEYVDANIITIKYDRTEDERMVSFDADEKTYNLIKFRKTNQGTSINLKPIVRKGDRVVLGQVLSEGYATQNGELALGRNLKVAFMPWKGYNFEDAIVISEKVVRDDIFTSIHVDDYSLEVRDTKLGNEELTNDIPNVSEEATKDLDENGMIRIGAEVKPGDILIGKITPKGESDPTPEEKLLRAIFGDKAGDVKDASLKASPSLHGVVLDKKLFARAVKDKRKRTQDKDALGALEMEFETKFVELKDRLVEKLFLIVNGKTSQGVMNDLGEEVLPKGKKYTQKMLYAVEDFAHLSKGQWVADDATNKMVNDLIHNYKIKLNDLQGSLRREKFTITVGDELPSGILKLAKIYIAKKRKLKVGDKMAGRHGNKGIVARIVRHEDMPFLEDGTPVDIVLNPLGVPSRMNIGQIYETVLGWAGMNLGRKFATPIFDGASLDQINALTDEAGVPRFGHTHLYDGGTGERFHQAATVGVIYMLKLGHMVDDKMHARSIGPYSLITQQPLGGKAQFGGQRFGEMEVWALEAYGASSTLREILTVKSDDVIGRAKTYEAIVKGESMPEPGLPESFNVLMHELKGLGLDIRLEE, translated from the coding sequence ATGATAACAAATCAGACTGAAAGATTGAATTTTGCCTCTACAAAAAATATTCCTGACTATCCGGATTTCTTAGATGTTCAGGTTAAATCTTTTAAAGATTTTTTTCAATTAGAAACTAAATCTGACGAAAGAGGCAACGAAGGGTTGTACAACACCTTCATGGAAAACTTTCCAATCACAGATACAAGAAACAACTTTGTATTGGAGTTCCTAGATTATTTTGTTGATCCACCACGTTATACAATTCAAGAATGTATAGAGAGAGGTCTTACTTATAGTGTACCTTTAAAAGCTAGGTTAAAACTATACTGTACAGATCCAGAACACGAAGATTTTGAAACTATTGTACAAGATGTTTATCTTGGAACAATACCTTATATGACTCCAAGCGGTACTTTTGTTATCAATGGTGCTGAGCGTGTAGTAGTATCTCAATTACACCGTTCTCCTGGGGTTTTCTTTGGTCAATCATTCCACGCAAATGGAACAAAACTTTATTCTGCCAGAGTAATTCCTTTTAAAGGATCTTGGATAGAATTTTCTACAGATATCAACAGCGTAATGTATGCTTATATCGATAGAAAGAAAAAATTACCTGTTACAACTTTATTCCGTGCAATTGGATTCGAAAGAGATAAGGATATCCTTGAAATTTTCGACCTTGCTGAAGAAATTAAAGTTTCTAAAACTGGTATTAAGAAATATATTGGAAGAAGACTTGCTGCACGTGTATTGAATACATGGCATGAGGATTTCGTTGATGAGGATACTGGAGAAGTAGTTTCTATCGAACGTAACGAAATCATCCTTGATCGTGATACTATTATCGACAAAGATAATGTTGAAGAGATCATCGATTCTAACGTTAAATCTATTTTGTTACACAAAGAGGATAATAACCAAGCAGATTATGCTATTATTCACAATACATTACAAAAAGATCCAACAAACTCTGAAAAAGAAGCTGTAGAGCACATTTACCGTCAGTTGCGTAACGCTGAACCGCCTGATGAGGAAACTGCTCGTGGTATTATCGATAAATTGTTCTTCTCTGATCAACGTTATAACTTAGGTGAAGTTGGTCGTTATAGAATGAACAAAAAACTTGGTTTAGATATCCCAATGGAAAAGCAAGTGCTTACCAAAGAAGATATCATTACCATTGTAAAATATTTGATCGAATTGATCAACTCTAAAGCAGAGATTGATGATATTGATCACTTATCAAACCGTCGTGTTAGAACAGTTGGAGAACAATTGTCTCAACAATTCGGTGTTGGTTTAGCACGTATGGCTAGAACTATTCGTGAGAGAATGAACGTTAGAGATAACGAGGTGTTTACACCAATTGATTTGATTAATGCTAAAACATTATCATCAGTTATCAACTCTTTCTTTGGTACTAACCAGTTATCTCAATTTATGGATCAAACGAATCCATTAGCTGAGATTACACACAAAAGAAGACTTTCTGCCCTTGGACCTGGTGGACTTTCGAGAGAGAGAGCTGGATTTGAGGTTCGTGACGTTCACTATACACACTATGGTCGTTTATGTCCGATTGAAACTCCAGAGGGACCAAACATTGGTTTGATTTCATCTCTTGGTGTTTATGCAAAAGTTAACGGAATGGGTTTCATCGAAACTCCTTACCGTAAAGTTACAGATGGTGTAGTTGATTTAGAAAGTACTCCTATCTATTTAAGTGCTGAAGAAGAAGAAGGAAAAATGATTGCTCAGGCAAACATTGAAATGGATGCTTCAGGTAAAATTACAGCAAGCAATGTTATTGCTCGTGAGGAAGGTGACTTCCCGGTTGTTGAGCCATCTGCAGTACATTATACAGACGTTGCTCCTAACCAGATTGCTTCGATTTCGGCTTCATTGATTCCTTTCTTGGAACATGATGATGCGAACCGTGCGTTGATGGGATCTAACATGATGCGTCAGGCGGTTCCTTTGATCCGTCCGGAAGCACCAATCGTTGGTACAGGTTTAGAACGTCAAGTGGCTTCAGATTCTAGAGTATTGATTAATGCTGAAGGAGATGGAACTGTAGAATATGTTGATGCTAATATCATTACTATCAAATACGACCGTACTGAAGATGAGAGAATGGTTAGTTTTGATGCTGATGAAAAAACATACAACTTAATTAAATTTAGAAAAACCAATCAAGGTACAAGTATCAACTTGAAACCAATCGTAAGAAAAGGTGACAGAGTTGTTCTTGGTCAGGTATTATCAGAAGGATATGCTACTCAAAATGGTGAATTAGCTTTAGGTAGAAACTTAAAAGTTGCGTTCATGCCATGGAAAGGGTATAACTTTGAGGATGCGATTGTAATTTCTGAAAAAGTAGTTCGTGATGATATTTTTACTTCTATCCACGTTGATGATTATTCATTAGAGGTTAGAGATACTAAGTTAGGAAATGAAGAGTTAACAAACGATATTCCTAACGTTTCTGAAGAAGCTACTAAAGATTTAGATGAAAACGGTATGATCAGAATTGGAGCAGAGGTTAAACCTGGCGACATTCTAATCGGAAAAATTACACCAAAAGGAGAATCAGATCCTACTCCGGAAGAGAAATTGCTTCGTGCAATCTTCGGGGATAAAGCAGGTGATGTAAAAGATGCTTCATTAAAAGCTTCTCCATCTTTACATGGTGTAGTTCTTGACAAAAAATTATTTGCAAGAGCCGTAAAAGATAAACGTAAACGTACTCAGGATAAAGATGCTTTAGGCGCTTTAGAAATGGAATTTGAAACTAAATTTGTTGAATTAAAAGACAGATTGGTTGAGAAATTATTCTTGATCGTTAACGGAAAAACATCTCAAGGTGTAATGAATGATTTGGGTGAAGAAGTTTTACCAAAAGGTAAAAAATATACTCAAAAAATGCTTTACGCAGTAGAAGATTTTGCTCACTTAAGCAAAGGTCAATGGGTTGCTGATGACGCTACAAATAAAATGGTTAATGATTTAATTCATAACTATAAAATTAAGCTGAACGACTTACAAGGATCTTTAAGAAGAGAAAAATTCACTATTACAGTTGGAGATGAATTACCATCTGGAATCTTGAAATTAGCGAAAATTTATATCGCTAAAAAACGTAAACTGAAAGTAGGGGATAAAATGGCAGGACGTCACGGTAACAAAGGTATTGTTGCAAGAATCGTTCGTCATGAAGATATGCCTTTCCTTGAAGACGGAACACCAGTAGATATCGTATTGAATCCACTTGGGGTACCTTCACGTATGAACATTGGTCAGATTTATGAAACTGTTCTTGGATGGGCTGGTATGAACTTGGGTAGAAAATTTGCTACTCCAATTTTTGACGGTGCATCTTTAGATCAAATCAATGCTTTGACTGATGAAGCTGGAGTACCACGTTTCGGACATACACATCTTTATGATGGTGGTACTGGAGAGCGTTTCCATCAAGCTGCAACTGTGGGTGTAATTTACATGCTTAAATTAGGACACATGGTTGATGATAAGATGCACGCACGTTCTATCGGACCATACTCGTTGATCACTCAACAACCACTTGGAGGTAAAGCTCAATTTGGAGGTCAGCGTTTTGGAGAGATGGAGGTTTGGGCACTTGAAGCTTATGGGGCATCAAGTACTCTTCGTGAAATCTTAACAGTTAAGTCGGATGACGTTATTGGTAGAGCTAAAACTTACGAGGCTATCGTTAAGGGTGAGTCTATGCCAGAACCAGGATTACCAGAATCATTCAATGTATTAATGCATGAATTGAAAGGTCTTGGACTTGACATTCGTTTAGAAGAATAA
- a CDS encoding tyrosine-type recombinase/integrase, with protein MKSNKEAFRDYLELEKKYSVHTVNAYLNDILFFETFNKTHFEQENIEQVNYSQIRSWIVSLVDEDISNVSVNRKMASLKAFYKFLLKTKQIEVSPMLKHKALKTPKIIQIPFSEKELTDLMQEIENPSGFEEVRDKLIIDLFYTTGMRRAELIHLMKNNVDLSSNVVKVLGKRNKERIIPILPIIIEQFGLYLKERSQLEKIVDDDYFFISRKGLKLSESFVYRLINSYFSRVSEKVKKSPHVLRHTFATHLLNNGADLNSVKELLGHSSLASTQVYTHNSLAELKKVYTDAHPRNK; from the coding sequence ATGAAATCAAATAAAGAAGCGTTTCGTGATTATCTTGAGTTGGAGAAGAAATATTCTGTACATACGGTAAATGCTTATTTGAATGATATTTTGTTTTTTGAAACGTTTAATAAAACTCATTTTGAACAGGAGAATATCGAACAGGTAAATTATAGTCAGATAAGAAGCTGGATTGTTTCTTTGGTGGATGAGGATATTTCAAATGTTTCTGTAAATCGGAAAATGGCTTCTTTGAAAGCTTTTTATAAATTTCTTTTAAAAACAAAGCAAATAGAGGTTAGTCCTATGTTAAAGCATAAAGCTTTGAAAACGCCGAAAATTATTCAGATTCCTTTTTCTGAAAAAGAATTAACTGATTTAATGCAGGAAATTGAAAATCCTTCTGGTTTTGAAGAAGTGAGAGATAAGCTTATAATTGATTTGTTTTATACTACCGGAATGCGAAGAGCTGAGTTGATACATTTAATGAAGAATAATGTTGATTTATCTTCGAATGTGGTTAAGGTTTTGGGGAAACGAAATAAAGAGCGTATTATTCCGATTTTACCGATTATTATAGAGCAATTTGGTTTGTATTTGAAAGAAAGATCTCAGCTTGAAAAGATAGTAGATGATGATTATTTTTTTATTTCTAGAAAAGGGTTAAAATTGAGCGAATCTTTTGTGTATCGATTAATAAATTCATACTTTAGTAGAGTCTCTGAAAAGGTAAAAAAAAGTCCGCATGTGCTTCGGCATACTTTTGCGACTCACTTATTAAATAACGGAGCGGATTTAAATTCAGTTAAGGAATTATTAGGGCATTCGAGTTTGGCGTCTACGCAGGTTTATACTCATAATAGTTTAGCAGAGCTTAAAAAGGTGTATACTGATGCGCATCCTCGGAACAAATAA
- the rplL gene encoding 50S ribosomal protein L7/L12, with the protein MADLKQFAEQLVNLTVKEVNELATILKDEYGIEPAAAAVVVAAGGGEGAAEEAQTEFTVVLKEAGASKLAVVKLVKELTGLGLKEAKDVVDGAPSNVKEGVSKEEAEGLKKSLEEAGAVVELK; encoded by the coding sequence ATGGCAGATTTGAAACAATTCGCAGAACAATTAGTTAACTTAACAGTTAAAGAAGTTAACGAATTAGCAACAATATTAAAAGACGAGTATGGTATCGAGCCTGCTGCTGCAGCTGTAGTAGTTGCTGCTGGTGGTGGAGAAGGTGCTGCTGAAGAAGCACAAACTGAATTTACAGTTGTATTGAAAGAAGCTGGAGCTTCTAAATTAGCAGTTGTGAAATTAGTAAAAGAACTTACAGGTTTAGGTTTGAAAGAAGCTAAAGATGTAGTTGACGGTGCTCCAAGCAACGTTAAAGAAGGTGTTTCTAAAGAAGAGGCTGAAGGTCTTAAAAAATCATTAGAAGAAGCTGGAGCTGTAGTTGAGCTTAAATAA
- the rplA gene encoding 50S ribosomal protein L1, which translates to MAKLTKKQKEAASKIEKNKLYTLKDAAALIKVIASAKFDESVDIAVRLGVDPRKANQMVRGVVTLPHGTGKDVKVLALVTPDKEAEAKEAGADYVGLDDYLQKIKDGWTDVDVIITMPAVMGKLGPLGRILGPRGLMPNPKTGTVTMDVAKAVQEVKAGKIDFKVDKTGIVHAGIGKVSFGAEQIYDNAHEIIQTLIKLKPTAAKGTYIKGIHLTSTMSPAIALDPKAV; encoded by the coding sequence ATGGCAAAATTAACAAAAAAGCAAAAAGAGGCTGCTTCAAAAATTGAAAAGAACAAACTATATACTTTGAAAGATGCTGCTGCATTAATTAAAGTTATAGCTTCTGCAAAATTTGATGAGTCTGTTGATATCGCAGTTCGTTTGGGTGTAGATCCAAGAAAAGCGAATCAAATGGTTAGAGGTGTAGTTACATTACCTCACGGAACTGGTAAAGACGTTAAAGTATTAGCATTAGTTACTCCAGATAAAGAAGCGGAAGCTAAAGAAGCTGGGGCTGATTATGTAGGTCTTGACGATTATTTACAAAAAATTAAAGATGGTTGGACAGATGTTGATGTTATCATCACTATGCCAGCTGTTATGGGTAAATTAGGTCCATTAGGTCGTATTTTAGGACCTAGAGGTTTAATGCCAAACCCTAAAACAGGTACTGTAACTATGGATGTTGCAAAAGCTGTTCAAGAGGTTAAAGCTGGTAAAATTGACTTTAAAGTTGATAAAACTGGTATCGTACATGCAGGAATTGGTAAAGTTTCTTTTGGAGCTGAGCAAATTTATGACAATGCACACGAAATTATTCAAACATTAATCAAACTTAAACCAACTGCTGCTAAAGGTACCTACATTAAAGGTATTCACCTTACAAGCACTATGAGTCCTGCAATTGCATTGGACCCTAAAGCAGTATAA
- the secE gene encoding preprotein translocase subunit SecE — protein MTKVTNYLSEAFEELKSNVTWPAWAEVQKLTIVVAVFSVLFALATWGVDEFFAKALAGFFNWLKG, from the coding sequence ATGACAAAAGTTACTAATTATTTATCAGAGGCTTTCGAAGAGTTAAAGTCAAATGTTACTTGGCCTGCTTGGGCTGAGGTTCAAAAATTGACAATTGTTGTGGCTGTATTTTCGGTTTTATTCGCCTTGGCAACATGGGGAGTAGACGAATTTTTTGCAAAAGCTTTGGCTGGATTTTTTAACTGGTTAAAAGGATAA
- the rplJ gene encoding 50S ribosomal protein L10: MTREEKSIAIEDLTAQLAGTNIIYVSDISGLNAETTSNLRRACFKAGIKLEVVKNTLLAKAMEASANDYGDLPSVLTGNSAIFISDVANAPGKIIKDFRKKSAKPVLKGAYINSEIYIGDDQLDALATIKSKEELLGELIGLLQSPAQRIISALQNKFAGSEEEAEA, from the coding sequence ATGACTAGAGAAGAAAAATCAATCGCGATTGAAGATTTAACTGCACAGTTAGCTGGTACAAATATTATTTATGTATCTGATATTTCTGGATTAAACGCAGAAACAACTTCAAACTTGAGAAGAGCTTGTTTTAAAGCAGGTATTAAATTAGAGGTTGTAAAAAACACTTTGCTTGCAAAAGCAATGGAAGCTTCTGCTAATGACTATGGAGATTTACCTTCAGTATTGACAGGTAACAGTGCTATATTTATTTCAGATGTGGCAAATGCACCTGGAAAAATTATTAAAGATTTCAGAAAAAAATCAGCTAAACCTGTATTAAAAGGAGCTTATATTAACTCTGAAATTTATATTGGAGATGATCAATTAGATGCATTAGCAACTATCAAATCTAAAGAAGAACTTCTTGGAGAACTTATTGGATTATTGCAATCACCAGCACAAAGAATTATTTCAGCTTTACAAAACAAATTCGCTGGTAGCGAAGAAGAAGCTGAAGCATAA
- the tuf gene encoding elongation factor Tu, giving the protein MAKENFNRSKPHLNIGTIGHVDHGKTTLTAAITKVLSDAGYCQAKSFDQIDNAPEEKERGITINTSHVEYETANRHYAHVDCPGHADYVKNMVTGAAQMDGAILVVAATDGPMPQTREHILLGRQVGIPRIVVFMNKVDMVDDAELLELVEMEIRDLLSFYEYDGDNGPVVQGSALGGLNNDPAWVPKIIELMEAVDAWIEEPVRDVAKPFLMPVEDVFTITGRGTVATGRIETGIANTGDPVEIIGMGADKLTSTITGVEMFRKILDRGEAGDNVGLLLRGIDKESIKRGMVIIKPGSVKPHATFKAEVYILKKEEGGRHTPFHNNYRPQFYVRTTDVTGVITLPEGVEMVMPGDNLTINVALLSPIAMSVGLRFAIREGGRTVGAGQVTEIVG; this is encoded by the coding sequence ATGGCAAAGGAGAATTTTAATCGTTCCAAACCGCACTTAAACATAGGTACAATTGGACACGTGGATCACGGAAAAACTACATTAACTGCAGCAATTACAAAAGTATTGTCTGATGCTGGTTACTGTCAAGCAAAATCGTTTGATCAAATCGATAACGCTCCAGAGGAGAAAGAAAGAGGTATTACTATTAATACATCACACGTAGAGTATGAAACAGCTAACCGTCACTACGCTCACGTTGACTGTCCAGGTCACGCGGATTACGTAAAGAACATGGTTACTGGTGCTGCTCAAATGGACGGAGCTATCTTAGTAGTTGCTGCTACAGATGGTCCAATGCCACAAACTCGTGAGCACATCCTTTTAGGTCGTCAGGTAGGTATTCCAAGAATCGTTGTTTTCATGAACAAAGTGGATATGGTTGATGATGCTGAATTGTTAGAGCTTGTTGAAATGGAAATTAGAGATTTATTATCTTTCTACGAATATGATGGAGATAATGGTCCTGTAGTTCAAGGTTCTGCTTTAGGAGGATTGAATAATGATCCTGCTTGGGTACCAAAAATCATTGAATTAATGGAAGCTGTTGATGCTTGGATCGAAGAGCCAGTGCGTGACGTAGCTAAACCATTCTTGATGCCGGTTGAAGATGTATTTACAATTACTGGTCGTGGAACTGTTGCTACAGGTCGTATCGAAACAGGTATTGCTAATACAGGAGATCCAGTTGAAATCATTGGTATGGGAGCTGATAAATTAACTTCTACTATTACAGGAGTTGAGATGTTCCGTAAAATCCTTGATAGAGGAGAAGCTGGAGATAACGTAGGTTTATTGTTAAGAGGTATTGATAAAGAATCTATCAAAAGAGGAATGGTTATCATTAAGCCAGGATCAGTAAAACCACACGCTACTTTCAAAGCTGAGGTTTATATCTTGAAAAAAGAAGAAGGTGGACGTCATACTCCATTCCATAATAACTACCGTCCACAGTTCTACGTACGTACAACTGACGTAACAGGAGTTATTACTTTACCAGAAGGAGTAGAGATGGTAATGCCAGGAGACAACTTGACTATTAATGTTGCTTTGTTAAGCCCAATCGCGATGAGCGTAGGTTTACGTTTCGCTATCCGTGAAGGTGGTAGAACAGTAGGAGCAGGTCAGGTGACTGAAATCGTAGGATAA
- the rplK gene encoding 50S ribosomal protein L11 produces MAKEISKVVKLQVKGGAANPSPPVGPALGAAGVNIMEFCKQFNARTQDKPGKICPVQITVYKDKSFDFVVKTPPAAVQLLEAAKLKSGSGEPNRKKVASVTWDVIKAIAEDKMVDLNAFTIESAMSMIAGTARSMGITVSGDAPF; encoded by the coding sequence ATGGCTAAAGAAATTAGTAAGGTAGTTAAACTACAAGTTAAGGGAGGTGCTGCGAATCCGTCGCCACCGGTTGGACCTGCTTTAGGAGCTGCTGGGGTTAATATCATGGAGTTCTGTAAGCAGTTCAATGCTAGAACACAAGATAAACCTGGCAAAATATGCCCAGTACAAATTACTGTGTATAAAGACAAATCATTTGATTTTGTTGTAAAAACTCCTCCAGCTGCTGTCCAATTATTGGAAGCTGCAAAGCTAAAGTCTGGATCAGGTGAACCAAATCGTAAAAAAGTAGCTAGTGTTACTTGGGACGTTATCAAAGCTATTGCTGAAGATAAAATGGTAGATTTAAATGCATTCACAATCGAATCTGCAATGAGCATGATCGCTGGAACTGCTAGATCTATGGGTATAACTGTATCAGGAGATGCTCCTTTTTAA
- the rpsU gene encoding 30S ribosomal protein S21, translated as MLIIPIKDGENIDRALKRYKRKFDKTGTVRQLRARTAFIKPSVIKRAQIQKAAYIQNLRDSLES; from the coding sequence ATGTTAATTATACCAATTAAAGACGGAGAAAATATCGATAGAGCATTAAAGCGCTATAAAAGAAAATTTGATAAAACAGGAACTGTTCGTCAACTAAGAGCACGTACTGCTTTTATTAAGCCTTCTGTAATCAAAAGAGCTCAAATTCAAAAAGCTGCTTACATCCAAAACTTGAGAGATAGTTTAGAAAGTTAG